The genomic DNA AACGGGAGATGACTCCGTGCCGGGCCAGTCAGCATGTTGTTCCGCCAGCCAACCCAACAGCGCGCCCGTCGCGCCGCCACTCGGCGCTGAAGACCAGGCCCGCGCCGACCTGTATGCACTGGCCGCGCGCCTGCTGCTGGCGCCGCCCGATGCCGCGCTGCTGGCCGGCCTGGCCGCGGCCGATCCGATCCTCGGCAGCCACGACGAACGGCCGCTGGAAGATGCCTGGGAGCGCCTGGTGCTGGCCGCCGCCGTCGTCGATGCCGCCGCGGTGGCCGAGGAATTCGACGGCCTGTTCATCAGCCTGGGCACGCCGCCCGTCAATCCCTACGGTTCGCTGTATCTGTCCGGTTTCCTCAACGATACGCCGCTGGCACGCCTGCGCGCCGACCTGGCGGTGCTGGGGCTGGCCCGGGTCGCCGGCGTCGCCGAGTTCGAGGATCACCTCGGCGCGCTGTGCGAGACGATGCGGGTGCTGATCCTGTCGGGCCGGCCGCTGGCGCGGCAGCGTCAGTTTTTCGACGCGCACATCGCGCCGTGGTGCGAGCGCGCCCTGGCCGATATCGAGCGGGGACCGGGGGCGAACTTCTATCGTGTCGTGGCGGGCTTCGTCGCGGCGTTTCTCACCATCGAAGCGCAGGCGTTTGCCGTCGACGGCACGGCCGATCTGGCGCTCGCTTGAAGGATCCCTCATGAACGACATCGACTCCTCCGCGC from Pseudoduganella armeniaca includes the following:
- a CDS encoding TorD/DmsD family molecular chaperone is translated as MPGQSACCSASQPNSAPVAPPLGAEDQARADLYALAARLLLAPPDAALLAGLAAADPILGSHDERPLEDAWERLVLAAAVVDAAAVAEEFDGLFISLGTPPVNPYGSLYLSGFLNDTPLARLRADLAVLGLARVAGVAEFEDHLGALCETMRVLILSGRPLARQRQFFDAHIAPWCERALADIERGPGANFYRVVAGFVAAFLTIEAQAFAVDGTADLALA